The genomic stretch GAaccgctccaaatgctcttgtttcattcctgggtctgcaaggtcaccttcatcctctactattaaggttttgggttctagaaagctgtgcctccctaaccaccctgtgctaaacctcacctcccatatagaggagattcagaacttGACCCTTCCTGGGGAGCAAGATGgacaatggactcatctgcttccatttattgaaaagcagaacttgtggtctgaatgaagaattcagggataaagtcagggagagtgagtgcccagtgtgcatttggaaagcacttgacagctggtggctgtGCAAGATTGTatttgcagtgagtttatggtgagtctatgtacttgctaggcaggggactgagtgctggaagatccaggcagcagcctgaggggcctggtcccaaactgttcatctcaatgcttgactagaagttctcaggctcaggcctgtttgttattgtctgtgcgTCTTGCACTCtggacagcaatggtgcatgcatttctcctggttctcacagtgctctctgtttccatatttctctttctctttctctatctctgactctgtttaaaATTCTCTATATTGTGGGTATGTCTCAGTTTGTGACTCTGTGTCTGtaacatccaaatgcatatggacaacttttatatgtttatatttccctccaaacTTGGAATCTAgtggtctatgtcttggcctgagtatttacctgtaacactttcatggtgatgtgaatgctgggagccccactgtcaacggcacagttctttgcctatgtggccacgtttgtctgtttatttgtattcgttgtgcagattataattttgcgTTGATATATGGTCTTTTATTAAAACAGgataaaagaaatcacaggtttctgggtgtgttggggtgggggagcatggagacgtgtggcctaggctcttgatagcttaactggcttgactgcagatttcctcttgtttgaacaaagggagccagggaaccctccatctggacgaacaaaaacacgtttctgaagctgaagaacatcccaatatgtagaattcagaaggtgtccttccaggactggggtaatACAGGACACACAATgagctcatatattcctaaattctGATGTTcgttgtattctatcatttggggccaggccacacttcaggccaaatccatattatgaagacctggagagaatagAGGAGgaggtcatgtcaattctgcacaacttagagatggagaacactgagatccatgagaccaaccataagctgaagaaggagatgaccttctctaggtaagtcctggtcagaaaggctatcacttgtggaatggccatttctgatttctttgttctggattggacggtcttcagctctggttctatctcttgtgctgtttacacatcagtgtgccagggtcaataggactcagttttcagttccacaaaagactgttactcCTCCCAGGATTGTCTACGAATATTCAGAAGGCTCCAgatagaacagtactgattgaagtcagcagaaggttattaggctgacctggacctctggggtcataccaggttttaaaACACTCAGTGGGTGGACCaaatggttagcatgaccttctcttggttctactgacctcctttgagggtgttggcccactactaattgatgttgcccccatgcattgggctttcatggatagatgtagatccgtgttctttttgagagatgtggacactaattggtgctcgggccaaacaaacaatttattcttcccagaattaactctttgtggtttgtgcagcagccttatatgtatcaagatgtattttattaagtctgcatgggtatctgggacctggtagagttagtggcactcgggagtgggaatgggagcaaggggcagcatgatcttactatgcagactgtatttccagaaacctgctcagccagctcctgatggagaacacatgtaggaagaagttggtcccacggaagcaggggagcagggagggacatcttgagtgtgcactgaaccagaaatatttggttgacttcaacaagaaagataaagaccagcaacgtccagacccagcatcatctggtagggacgagcagctgtgttagcttaacaatatctgataaaatttgccaatttgatacatctttgcttctcttaccacctttctaatttacactcacaaccagccaaccacctcatgtaatggcattgttcattgctctgcctatgcacaagtattctgggaagccaaccacttttcagaaactgaattattttgcaagtatatattgctgctctttttgaagctgcagtatagaaatggtgacagatgaataacatacctcattattgcatatccatgtgatagattggatcctatgcagagttttgaacaagttcttgttTCCTTGCCAAATGACACTctctggtcatgtgacttcttgtgtaggaagcacctttctgggataagaaccaagtgcaaatgtcaaattagttcttgtcattggttttaaccttggtgacatatggacgtCTCCTTCTTCctacaacccaatgaggtctcttcccattgccctgttcttggtttgcactggtataagtctgggtcccatattgtcagcccacattactgtgaggcttgctggagattttgcccttcctgcagttagcaacaatgattcagttaaaaggtccatgtcgactgtccaatagaactgaggtggtagaaggcagcattctgacagctggcttgcatttcctcACCAAATCACTATCTCAAAAACTTCCTTCTTCTCCCAGGTCtaagaaagtgcaagagagctggaattggacacacaccagtaagagagcttcctgaagaataagttgctttctcaggagtccctgatgacaaacatcctgaatggtaacaacattttttggatgagaattcttcctcagagttaatttgtcatttcttagagaccctaaatttatataccactaagccagcctgactgattgagatcttactcactttcttcttcagaaatcaCCACTTAAGAGACaccttgggggaccgcctttcatttctgtgctagaggagaaacagcaatacatctgtgcttctacatgttcgttaagaatctgcttttagaaatatttttgttatgattttaattgaaattttctttttgttgtttcatatttatatgttcctgttactatttttcactttcaaatatttttaaatatttttattcattttaatccttttgtgttataaaatgtatttgttatgaataaaaattgaagtctatctcttgactcttaagaccatcattcttactcaagggttctgtcccctcctgtgtaCTTAGAACTGACAgatagagatggatctctgcatgttccatggatcctgggcttataagtgaattcaaattcaccaaggggtacccagtgtgacagtgtcttttgtgtggataatgtggctgtttctctgacacacactttatgatgtaatcactgacatgctttacccaattgttagggtccatgtggttcttctgagagagcagcagatgctctaccctgtgagttatcaccacagctcctgcaggtggcttttgttattccacaggaggtgctgtattaggtagataggatcacctccaattaaatagagagatctcaggagatgtgtgatCACAGGAAACTTACTGAGCtctgcgtgctcaacgtgttaggttgccaggcatccctacagggctctggtgttcccactcctcattgtgggtcaggatcatcctccagcatcacttagtgtccatattagagcagatctttcacctattatcagtgatgaccatatgtattatgtacatctgataaaatacagaatagaaactagcttcctgtaggccagattggcataatcagttttttgaaaattattttaatctaagcagtttagggaggaacctcaagggcatccatagtgaatgcagcctacagctgtgaacacaggtttcttttggaaaGCAGGCCTGtgaagcccagaacctaggtgggacagttcaagctaccctttttccatggccaatctgggatcatattgagaatgtattttttccaggtgactgattccaatttatggaattgatctaacttactgagagtggaggtgagtcagagagttaaagtacacaaggaccaatccagaatgtccacaa from Rattus norvegicus strain BN/NHsdMcwi chromosome 19, GRCr8, whole genome shotgun sequence encodes the following:
- the LOC134483261 gene encoding uncharacterized protein LOC134483261 isoform X1: MFSHLRKRFGRGNVDCGETRVKESSLSSQSNDGQRQHFWGMWNAGRESSFPGTSLSKNQAKKEKERLIKELQLITEERNDLRDRLRFLTERSTKNRPHFRPNPYYEDLERIEEEVMSILHNLEMENTEIHETNHKLKKEMTFSRNLLSQLLMENTCRKKLVPRKQGSREGHLECALNQKYLVDFNKKDKDQQRPDPASSGLRKCKRAGIGHTPVRELPEE